In the genome of Bombus affinis isolate iyBomAffi1 chromosome 7, iyBomAffi1.2, whole genome shotgun sequence, one region contains:
- the LOC126918998 gene encoding cell cycle checkpoint protein RAD1-like isoform X1, which translates to MYTEVENYNLVAKLGNLKTIVLLLKAINFKENATCFGTENGLKVTVEDAKCMQASAYIPAHVFQVFNLKEDVIFRVNLNILVECLCMFWSNINCQGSSVALQLFYEGNGHPVTVLIEEDGIITDCSLKTQEPDELLDFHLEPENVLNKVVLQTELLKDILSELDSTSDLIELFLSPAPPFFRISTTGLAGICHIELPHDGELVDNFQCTSTAMSSYKLSHIKPAMKALSCANKVSLRTDTCGLLCFQYMVKTDEGHTCYIEYYVRVTYSCSVFTKKYSV; encoded by the exons ATGTACACTGAAGTAGAAAATTACAATTTAGTTGCAAAGTTAGGAAATCTTAAAACTATAGTATTGTTACTAAAAGCAATTAATTTTAAAGAG AATGCCACATGTTTTGGAACTGAGAATGGTTTAAAAGTAACAGTAGAAGATGCAAAATGCATGCAAGCTAGTGCTTATATACCAGCTCATGTATTTCAAGTGTTTAATTTAAAGGAAGATGTAATATTTAGAGTAAATTTAAACATATTAGTGGAGTGCCTCTGTATGTTTTGGAGTAATATAAATTGTCAAGGGAGCTCTGTAGCTTTGCAGCTCTTCTATGAA GGCAATGGACATCCTGTAACAGTTCTGATAGAGGAAGATGGTATTATAACGGATTGTTCTTTAAAAACTCAGGAACCTGATGAGTTATTAGATTTTCATCTTGAACCAGAAAATGTTTTGAACAAAGTAGTCCTCCAAACTGAACTATTAAAAGATATCTTATCCGAACTTGATTCAACTAGTGATTTGATCGAG TTATTTTTATCACCTGCTCCACCTTTTTTTCGTATTAGTACAACTGGTTTAGCTGGAATTTGTCATATTGAATTACCCCATGATGGTGAATTGGTTGACAACTTTCAATGTACTTCAACAGCTATGTCTAGTTATAAACTCTCACATATTAAGCCAGCTATGAAAGCATTGTCATGTGCAAACAAAGTTTCATTGAGGACTGATACATGTGGACTATTGTGTTTTCAATACATGGTTAAAACCGATGAAGGACATACTTGCTACATAGAATATTATGTAAGGGTGACTTATTCTTGCTcagtatttacaaagaaatATAGTGTATAg
- the LOC126918955 gene encoding uncharacterized protein LOC126918955 isoform X2, with product MSRRRRRADFIDSLNSFQHCETDLDTFSSMSQDSLNEIQSKDKSNHTSDNTTCNNKDSPILAGSFSKLSCIQNPSIDSSSIIHSTSNLNKCIDLFQDKQLCVKTDNNKENSNPQNFTNNTSNKLSSAVKKQTTDLYPKSQSNSMCKNLRRDTNYNVNSNRLNASSISDNASNTKLIPSFASPHCTDGNKQNFSRNYKDEHVDIETKKFETMLCLLDNYFNQAQEVSQTQQILKRLSDKFEQSPKTFTEKLLTIIEESVMYDDDDDDGNKTSAINLSRLTTEFRKMCKFIEDESAPEWLSFQMSTLTHPEASISPACNRSIRTTNCKNEKLCSPINTSLCTTPVSGIDVIKRRFFAKISKCNSNKSINNVDNTSSTSFEHLEDQCNRLFPKEKECSAPLQKILSLPSLLSMSHIHNICEQQMASLNVSDDVNPPKNRALSTPNLLDICQSPSTNKTDLNCSKLKELYNKSQGNQCSDISYSKKKTKRINEKPVLDMETPDKVNSYAILDLDELDKSLIQDIAEKRKRCLNTARIITEINADPEIIQIQKTLRMSPMFANDNESNSLNDETKFLQTLVSCKDYQMCLEKHKSLLKILENSNSFVNENNLKKTEDADPKYEKNIVSKKETVNIKKTSSGTKFNLSPNVKSPLLKKQGMQEKEIQESAKTKLFTTPGKSPLNKNCRKKKIYFPDMNTPVQNTKVRHILKSPHAEGLYRLNYNTIMSPVGMYIRGTDMQLIKNVHAKTDNLLLTPVKQNTKSLSNRNTKQNVSSKIVNKTQKTTALKFNLSPRINTNEQEVHAIKTPECDNTPASNFVLPKVSYKLPLQVKTIRNSKSPKHGMRVKKLLETAQSKVVIRHEARINSAQKGKNAASNGVYEINYEPEDESIHVEEAARKTNFINNWRNA from the exons atgagTCGGCGACGAAGGCGAGCTGATTTCATAGATTCGCTAAATAGTTTTC AACATTGTGAGACTGATCTCGATACATTTTCTTCAATGTCTCAAGACAGTTTGAATGAAATTCAAAGTAAAGATAAAAGTAATCATACATCTGATAATACTACGTGCAACAATAAAGATTCTCCCATTTTAGCTGGCAGCTTTTCAAAACTTTCTTGTATACAGAATCCATCAATTGATTCATCTTCAATTATACATTCTACATCAAATTTAAATAAGTGTATTGACTTATTTCAAGATAAACAGTTATGTGTAAAAACggataataataaagaaaatagtAATCCTcagaattttacaaataataCATCTAACAAATTGTCAAGTGCAGTCAAAAAGCAAACCACAGATTTGTATCCTAAGTCACAATCCAATTCAATGTGCAAAAATTTAAGAAGGGATACCAATTACAATGTAAACAGCAATAGATTAAATGCAAGTTCTATTTCGGATAATGCATCTAATACAAAACTGATACCGTCATTTGCTTCTCCCCATTGTACAGATGGAAACAAACAGAATTTTTCTAGAAATTATAAAGATGAACATGTGGATATTGAAACAAAAAAATTTGAGACAATGCTTTGTTTATTAGATAATTACTTTAATCAAGCACAAGAAGTTTCACAGACACAACAAATATTAAAACGTTTATCTGATAAATTCGAACAGTCACCAAAAACTTTTACTGAAAAACTGTTAACTATCATTGAAGAGTCTGTCATgtatgatgatgatgatgatgatggaaACAAAACGTCTGCAATAAATTTAAGCAGATTAACAACAGAATTTAGAAAAATGTGTAAATTTATTGAAGATGAATCTGCTCCTGAATGGCTTTCATTTCAAATGTCTACACTTACACACCCAGAAGCTTCTATAAGCCCTGCATGTAATAGATCTATTCGCACGACAAATtgcaaaaatgaaaaattatgttCTCCCATAAATACATCTCTATGTACTACTCCTGTTTCTGGTATAGATGTAATTAAAAGAAGATTCTTCGCTAAAATATCAAAATGTAATTCTAATAAGAGTATTAATAATGTAGATAATACGAGTAGTACATCTTTTGAACATTTGGAAGATCAGTGTAATAGATTATTTCCTAAAGAAAAAGAATGTTCTGCCCCTTTACAAAAAATTTTGTCATTGCCTTCTTTGTTAAGTATGAGTCATATTCATAATATATGTGAGCAACAAATGGCATCATTAAATGTGTCTGATGATGTAAATCCACCAAAAAATAGAGCATTAAGTACTCCAAATTTATTGGATATATGTCAAAGTCCATCTACAAACAAAACAGACCTTAATTGCTCGAAGTTAAAAGAATTATACAATAAATCGCAAGGTAATCAGTGTAGTGATATCTCATATTCTAAGAAAAAAACTAAAAGAATTAATGAAAAGCCTGTTTTGGATATGGAGACACCTGATAAGGTAAATAGTTATGCAATACTAGATCTAGATGAATTAGACAAATCACTTATACAAGACATAGCAGAAAAAAGGAAGAGGTGTCTTAATACAGCAAGAATTATTACAGAAATTAATGCAGATCCTGAAATTATACAGATACAAAAAACATTGAGAATGTCTCCTATGTTTGCTAATGATAATGAATCAAATTCATTGAATGATGaaactaaatttttacaaacTCTGGTCTCTTGTAAAGACTATCAAATGTGTTTAGAAAAACATAAATCCCTTTTGAAGAtacttgaaaattcaaattctttTGTAAATGAAAATAACTTAAAGAAAACTGAAGACGCTGAtccaaaatatgaaaaaaatatagTTTCTAAAAAAGAAAccgtaaatattaaaaaaacatCTAGCGggacaaaatttaatttaagtcCAAATGTAAAATCACCATTGTTAAAAAAACAAGGTATGCAAGAGAAAGAGATACAAGAAAGTGCAAAGACAAAACTTTTTACGACACCCGGAAAATCTCCTTTAAATAAGAAttgtagaaagaaaaaaatatattttcctgaTATGAACACTCCTGTACAGAATACTAAAGTAAGACACATTTTAAAAAGTCCACATGCAGAAGGCTTGTATCGCTTGAATTATAATACTATAATGTCACCAGTGGGTATGTATATAAGAGGCACAGATATGCAACTTATAAAAAATGTACATGCTAAAACAGATAATTTATTGCTTACTCCTGTGAAACAGAATACTAAATCATTATCAAACAGGAACACAAAACAAAATGTTTCATcaaaaattgtaaataaaacTCAAAAAACCACAGCTCTCAAGTTTAATTTATCTCCTAGAATAAATACAAATGAACAGGag gtACATGCAATAAAAACACCAGAGTGTGATAATACACCTGCAAGTAATTTTGTCCTTCCTAAGGTTTCATATAAACTTCCTTTACAAGTTAAAACA atAAGGAATAGTAAATCGCCAAAACATGGAATGCGTGTAAAGAAATTACTTGAAACTGCTCAAAGCAAAGTTGTTATCCGACACGAAG cCCGGATAAATTCAGCACAAAAAGGGAAGAATGCAGCAAGTAATGGGGTGTATGAAATTAATTATGAACCTGAAGATGAATCCATACATGTTGAAGAAGCAGCCAGaaaaacgaattttattaacaattggAGAAATGCTtaa
- the LOC126919011 gene encoding zinc finger SWIM domain-containing protein 7-like isoform X1, which yields MSVNKKLASNALLSKTYDIKYAEFVNKVLKEAADSFKKEQKFLDDVLLNLYNIFGDAFERALELYEQGRITYIFPSESAGVPPHNDRHTARYLVQVRGLSGAIYMLFPDINYCLCASFRCQVLNDRSLFTCKHVLAVWLTAITKDKLSYQYITEEQFQSLLLFQVLDKEYVH from the exons ATGAGTGTAAACAAAAAATTAGCATCAAATGCACTTCTGTCTAAGACGtacgatataaaatatgcaGAGTTTGTAAATAAGGTGCTAAAGGAAGCAGCTGACAGTTTTAAAAAAGAACAGAAAT TTTTAGATGATGTACTATTAAATCTGTATAACATCTTTGGTGATGCATTTGAAAGGGCATTAGAGTTGTATGAACAAGGACGTATAACTTATATTTTTCCTTCTGAAAGTGCTGGTGTTCCACCTCATAATGATAGACATACTGCCAGATATTTAGTGCAGGTTAGAGGATTGTCAGGAGCAATATATATGCTTTTCCCAGATATAAACTATTGTCTTTGTGCATCCTTtag ATGTCAAGTGCTAAATGATAGATCTTTATTTACTTGTAAACATGTTTTAGCAGTTTGGTTAACTGCCATCACGAAAGATAAATTGTCTTATCAATATATAACAGAGGAACAATTTCAAAGCTTGCTATTATTTCAAGTTTTAGATAAAGAATATGTACACTGA
- the LOC126919011 gene encoding uncharacterized protein LOC126919011 isoform X2, with translation MSVNKKLASNALLSKTYDIKYAEFVNKVLKEAADSFKKEQKFLDDVLLNLYNIFGDAFERALELYEQGRITYIFPSESAGVPPHNDRHTARYLVQMSSAK, from the exons ATGAGTGTAAACAAAAAATTAGCATCAAATGCACTTCTGTCTAAGACGtacgatataaaatatgcaGAGTTTGTAAATAAGGTGCTAAAGGAAGCAGCTGACAGTTTTAAAAAAGAACAGAAAT TTTTAGATGATGTACTATTAAATCTGTATAACATCTTTGGTGATGCATTTGAAAGGGCATTAGAGTTGTATGAACAAGGACGTATAACTTATATTTTTCCTTCTGAAAGTGCTGGTGTTCCACCTCATAATGATAGACATACTGCCAGATATTTAGTGCAG ATGTCAAGTGCTAAATGA
- the LOC126918998 gene encoding cell cycle checkpoint protein RAD1-like isoform X2 encodes MYTEVENYNLVAKLGNLKTIVLLLKAINFKENATCFGTENGLKVTVEDAKCMQASAYIPAHVFQVFNLKEDVIFRVNLNILVECLCMFWSNINCQGSSVALQLFYEGNGHPVTVLIEEDGIITDCSLKTQEPDELLDFHLEPENVLNKVVLQTELLKDILSELDSTSDLIELFLSPAPPFFRISTTGLAGICHIELPHDGELVDNFQCTSTAMSSYKLSHIKPAMKALSCANKVSLRTDTCGLLCFQYMVKTDEGHTCYIEYYISPVIDPNG; translated from the exons ATGTACACTGAAGTAGAAAATTACAATTTAGTTGCAAAGTTAGGAAATCTTAAAACTATAGTATTGTTACTAAAAGCAATTAATTTTAAAGAG AATGCCACATGTTTTGGAACTGAGAATGGTTTAAAAGTAACAGTAGAAGATGCAAAATGCATGCAAGCTAGTGCTTATATACCAGCTCATGTATTTCAAGTGTTTAATTTAAAGGAAGATGTAATATTTAGAGTAAATTTAAACATATTAGTGGAGTGCCTCTGTATGTTTTGGAGTAATATAAATTGTCAAGGGAGCTCTGTAGCTTTGCAGCTCTTCTATGAA GGCAATGGACATCCTGTAACAGTTCTGATAGAGGAAGATGGTATTATAACGGATTGTTCTTTAAAAACTCAGGAACCTGATGAGTTATTAGATTTTCATCTTGAACCAGAAAATGTTTTGAACAAAGTAGTCCTCCAAACTGAACTATTAAAAGATATCTTATCCGAACTTGATTCAACTAGTGATTTGATCGAG TTATTTTTATCACCTGCTCCACCTTTTTTTCGTATTAGTACAACTGGTTTAGCTGGAATTTGTCATATTGAATTACCCCATGATGGTGAATTGGTTGACAACTTTCAATGTACTTCAACAGCTATGTCTAGTTATAAACTCTCACATATTAAGCCAGCTATGAAAGCATTGTCATGTGCAAACAAAGTTTCATTGAGGACTGATACATGTGGACTATTGTGTTTTCAATACATGGTTAAAACCGATGAAGGACATACTTGCTACATAGAATATTAT aTTTCTCCAGTGATAGATCCTAATGGATAA
- the LOC126918955 gene encoding uncharacterized protein LOC126918955 isoform X1, which yields MIQNEFIIVIRNVFRSYVVHFQKFRKMSRRRRRADFIDSLNSFQHCETDLDTFSSMSQDSLNEIQSKDKSNHTSDNTTCNNKDSPILAGSFSKLSCIQNPSIDSSSIIHSTSNLNKCIDLFQDKQLCVKTDNNKENSNPQNFTNNTSNKLSSAVKKQTTDLYPKSQSNSMCKNLRRDTNYNVNSNRLNASSISDNASNTKLIPSFASPHCTDGNKQNFSRNYKDEHVDIETKKFETMLCLLDNYFNQAQEVSQTQQILKRLSDKFEQSPKTFTEKLLTIIEESVMYDDDDDDGNKTSAINLSRLTTEFRKMCKFIEDESAPEWLSFQMSTLTHPEASISPACNRSIRTTNCKNEKLCSPINTSLCTTPVSGIDVIKRRFFAKISKCNSNKSINNVDNTSSTSFEHLEDQCNRLFPKEKECSAPLQKILSLPSLLSMSHIHNICEQQMASLNVSDDVNPPKNRALSTPNLLDICQSPSTNKTDLNCSKLKELYNKSQGNQCSDISYSKKKTKRINEKPVLDMETPDKVNSYAILDLDELDKSLIQDIAEKRKRCLNTARIITEINADPEIIQIQKTLRMSPMFANDNESNSLNDETKFLQTLVSCKDYQMCLEKHKSLLKILENSNSFVNENNLKKTEDADPKYEKNIVSKKETVNIKKTSSGTKFNLSPNVKSPLLKKQGMQEKEIQESAKTKLFTTPGKSPLNKNCRKKKIYFPDMNTPVQNTKVRHILKSPHAEGLYRLNYNTIMSPVGMYIRGTDMQLIKNVHAKTDNLLLTPVKQNTKSLSNRNTKQNVSSKIVNKTQKTTALKFNLSPRINTNEQEVHAIKTPECDNTPASNFVLPKVSYKLPLQVKTIRNSKSPKHGMRVKKLLETAQSKVVIRHEARINSAQKGKNAASNGVYEINYEPEDESIHVEEAARKTNFINNWRNA from the exons ATGATTcaaaatgaatttattataGTGATTCGTAACGTTTTTAGGAGTTATGTAGTGCACTTtcaaaaatttcgaaaaatgagTCGGCGACGAAGGCGAGCTGATTTCATAGATTCGCTAAATAGTTTTC AACATTGTGAGACTGATCTCGATACATTTTCTTCAATGTCTCAAGACAGTTTGAATGAAATTCAAAGTAAAGATAAAAGTAATCATACATCTGATAATACTACGTGCAACAATAAAGATTCTCCCATTTTAGCTGGCAGCTTTTCAAAACTTTCTTGTATACAGAATCCATCAATTGATTCATCTTCAATTATACATTCTACATCAAATTTAAATAAGTGTATTGACTTATTTCAAGATAAACAGTTATGTGTAAAAACggataataataaagaaaatagtAATCCTcagaattttacaaataataCATCTAACAAATTGTCAAGTGCAGTCAAAAAGCAAACCACAGATTTGTATCCTAAGTCACAATCCAATTCAATGTGCAAAAATTTAAGAAGGGATACCAATTACAATGTAAACAGCAATAGATTAAATGCAAGTTCTATTTCGGATAATGCATCTAATACAAAACTGATACCGTCATTTGCTTCTCCCCATTGTACAGATGGAAACAAACAGAATTTTTCTAGAAATTATAAAGATGAACATGTGGATATTGAAACAAAAAAATTTGAGACAATGCTTTGTTTATTAGATAATTACTTTAATCAAGCACAAGAAGTTTCACAGACACAACAAATATTAAAACGTTTATCTGATAAATTCGAACAGTCACCAAAAACTTTTACTGAAAAACTGTTAACTATCATTGAAGAGTCTGTCATgtatgatgatgatgatgatgatggaaACAAAACGTCTGCAATAAATTTAAGCAGATTAACAACAGAATTTAGAAAAATGTGTAAATTTATTGAAGATGAATCTGCTCCTGAATGGCTTTCATTTCAAATGTCTACACTTACACACCCAGAAGCTTCTATAAGCCCTGCATGTAATAGATCTATTCGCACGACAAATtgcaaaaatgaaaaattatgttCTCCCATAAATACATCTCTATGTACTACTCCTGTTTCTGGTATAGATGTAATTAAAAGAAGATTCTTCGCTAAAATATCAAAATGTAATTCTAATAAGAGTATTAATAATGTAGATAATACGAGTAGTACATCTTTTGAACATTTGGAAGATCAGTGTAATAGATTATTTCCTAAAGAAAAAGAATGTTCTGCCCCTTTACAAAAAATTTTGTCATTGCCTTCTTTGTTAAGTATGAGTCATATTCATAATATATGTGAGCAACAAATGGCATCATTAAATGTGTCTGATGATGTAAATCCACCAAAAAATAGAGCATTAAGTACTCCAAATTTATTGGATATATGTCAAAGTCCATCTACAAACAAAACAGACCTTAATTGCTCGAAGTTAAAAGAATTATACAATAAATCGCAAGGTAATCAGTGTAGTGATATCTCATATTCTAAGAAAAAAACTAAAAGAATTAATGAAAAGCCTGTTTTGGATATGGAGACACCTGATAAGGTAAATAGTTATGCAATACTAGATCTAGATGAATTAGACAAATCACTTATACAAGACATAGCAGAAAAAAGGAAGAGGTGTCTTAATACAGCAAGAATTATTACAGAAATTAATGCAGATCCTGAAATTATACAGATACAAAAAACATTGAGAATGTCTCCTATGTTTGCTAATGATAATGAATCAAATTCATTGAATGATGaaactaaatttttacaaacTCTGGTCTCTTGTAAAGACTATCAAATGTGTTTAGAAAAACATAAATCCCTTTTGAAGAtacttgaaaattcaaattctttTGTAAATGAAAATAACTTAAAGAAAACTGAAGACGCTGAtccaaaatatgaaaaaaatatagTTTCTAAAAAAGAAAccgtaaatattaaaaaaacatCTAGCGggacaaaatttaatttaagtcCAAATGTAAAATCACCATTGTTAAAAAAACAAGGTATGCAAGAGAAAGAGATACAAGAAAGTGCAAAGACAAAACTTTTTACGACACCCGGAAAATCTCCTTTAAATAAGAAttgtagaaagaaaaaaatatattttcctgaTATGAACACTCCTGTACAGAATACTAAAGTAAGACACATTTTAAAAAGTCCACATGCAGAAGGCTTGTATCGCTTGAATTATAATACTATAATGTCACCAGTGGGTATGTATATAAGAGGCACAGATATGCAACTTATAAAAAATGTACATGCTAAAACAGATAATTTATTGCTTACTCCTGTGAAACAGAATACTAAATCATTATCAAACAGGAACACAAAACAAAATGTTTCATcaaaaattgtaaataaaacTCAAAAAACCACAGCTCTCAAGTTTAATTTATCTCCTAGAATAAATACAAATGAACAGGag gtACATGCAATAAAAACACCAGAGTGTGATAATACACCTGCAAGTAATTTTGTCCTTCCTAAGGTTTCATATAAACTTCCTTTACAAGTTAAAACA atAAGGAATAGTAAATCGCCAAAACATGGAATGCGTGTAAAGAAATTACTTGAAACTGCTCAAAGCAAAGTTGTTATCCGACACGAAG cCCGGATAAATTCAGCACAAAAAGGGAAGAATGCAGCAAGTAATGGGGTGTATGAAATTAATTATGAACCTGAAGATGAATCCATACATGTTGAAGAAGCAGCCAGaaaaacgaattttattaacaattggAGAAATGCTtaa